From the genome of Gracilinanus agilis isolate LMUSP501 chromosome 2, AgileGrace, whole genome shotgun sequence, one region includes:
- the TIPIN gene encoding TIMELESS-interacting protein: MEPEENNLLDLPDYEGIEDEAFQPFPPPASPGRDDTGENELTTGTRRDQMGEMPVVTKKTVKRNLPKLDAQRLISERGLPALRHVFENVKFKGKGHEAEDLKTLIRHMEHWAHRLFPKLQFEDFIGRVEHLGNKKEVQTCLKRIRLDLPIVHEDFISNDGDKAEGNGLDTAAVDFDSLFSNQVDREIFASQLNTSLTEEQQQRIEKNKQLALERRQAKLLNNSQSQENDMSVIGPRTQALEDKSTNEAQEENLNGLSEESLEITDSVTDTIDINDDLQTSGVDEVI, encoded by the exons ATGGAACCAGAGGAGAACAATTTGCTGGACCTTCCTGATTATGAAGGGATAGAAGATGAAGCTTTTCAACCTTTTCCACCTCCAGCCTCTCCAGGAAGGGATGATACTGGAGAAAATGAGCTTACTACAG GTACAAGGAGGGATCAGATGGGAGAAATGCCTGTAGTTACAAAGAaaactgtaaaaaggaatttGCCTAAGTTAGATGCTCAGAG ATTAATTTCAGAAAGAGGACTTCCAGCTTTAAGGCATGTGTTTGAAAATGTGAAATTCAAAGGTAAAGGCCATGAG gCTGAAGATTTGAAGACATTAATAAGACACATGGAGCACTGGGCACATAGGCTATTCCCCAAACTGCAATTTGAGGATTTTATTGGTAGAGTAGAACATTTGGGAAATAAGAAGGAAGTTCAG ACCTGCTTAAAGCGAATTCGGCTGGATCTTCCTATTGTACATGAAGATTTTATTAGTAATGATG gtGATAAAGCAGAAGGAAATGGATTAGATACAGCTGCTGTAGACTTTGATTCCCTTTTTTCAAATCAAGTTGATAGAGAAATATTTGCATCTCAGTTGAATACAAGTTTAACAGAGGAACAACAGCAAAGAATTGAGAAGAACAAACAACTAGCCTTGGAAAGGAGGCAGGCAAAATTGTTAAATAACAGTCAATCCCAAGAAAATG atatgtcAGTTATTGGGCCCAGAACACAGGCATTAGAAGATAAGAGTACAAATGAAGCACAAGAAGAGAATTTAAATGGATTAAGTGAAGAAAGTCTAGAAATCACAGACAGTGTTACTGATACTATAGATATAAATGATGACCTACAAACTTCAGGAGTAGATGAAGTCATTTAA